The following proteins are encoded in a genomic region of Gossypium hirsutum isolate 1008001.06 chromosome D05, Gossypium_hirsutum_v2.1, whole genome shotgun sequence:
- the LOC107906859 gene encoding homeobox protein knotted-1-like 3, which produces MAFHPNHLSQDLPLHHFTVQQQQTNQLPGTTAPNWLNTALLRSQQESQPTQPHAHFSDPNFLNLHTATTASESTSASQAPNQWLSPSSSSLLQRNHSGVVDDVAAVAAAGGGVGRETMVAVESGELKSSNSESMNNNNKSEGVAVESGGGGDGAVNWQNARYKAEVLAHPLYEQLLSAHVACLRIATPVDQLPRIDAQLAQSLHVEAKYSALGGGAQGLVGDDKELDQFMTHYVLLLCSFKEQLQQHVRVHAMEAVMACWEIEQSLQSLTGVSLGEGTGATMSDDDEEQIDSDANLFDGSMEGPDSLGFGPLVPTESERSLMERVRQELKHELKQGYKEKIVDIREEILRKRRAGKLPGDTTSVLKAWWQSHSKWPYPTEEDKAKLVQETGLQLKQINNWFINQRKRNWHSSPSTSTVLKNKRKK; this is translated from the exons ATGGCGTTTCACCCCAACCATCTTTCTCAAGACCTTCCTCTTCATCACTTCACCGTCCAACAACAACAAACGAACCAACTACCGGGAACCACAGCTCCCAATTGGTTAAACACAGCTCTCCTCCGTTCCCAGCAGGAGTCTCAACCAACGCAACCCCATGCTCACTTCTCAGACCCTAACTTCCTTAACCTCCATACTGCTACAACCGCTTCCGAGTCAACCTCGGCTTCCCAAGCTCCCAACCAATGGCTCTCCCCTTCATCCTCTTCGCTTCTTCAACGTAATCACAGTGGCGTCGTCGACGACGTGGCAGCGGTGGCAGCAGCAGGAGGAGGAGTTGGTAGGGAAACCATGGTCGCCGTGGAATCGGGAGAATTGAAGAGCAGCAACAGCGAGTCAATGAATAACAACAACAAGAGCGAAGGTGTAGCAGTGGAAAGCGGAGGAGGAGGTGATGGGGCTGTGAATTGGCAGAATGCAAGGTACAAGGCGGAGGTACTAGCCCACCCGTTATACGAGCAACTATTGTCTGCACACGTGGCGTGCCTGAGGATCGCCACGCCTGTGGATCAGCTACCGCGGATCGACGCTCAGCTGGCTCAGTCACTGCATGTGGAGGCTAAGTACTCGGCTCTGGGTGGTGGGGCCCAAGGCTTGGTTGGTGATGACAAAGAGCTCGATCAGTTCATG ACACATTATGTTCTGTTGCTATGTTCATTTAAAGAGCAACTGCAACAACATGTTCGGGTCCATGCAATGGAAGCGGTTATGGCTTGCTGGGAAATTGAGCAATCTTTACAGAGCTTAACAG GAGTTTCTCTAGGGGAAGGAACAGGTGCAACAATGTCGGATGATGATGAAGAGCAAATAGACAGTGATGCCAATTTGTTTGATGGAAGTATGGAGGGTCCAGATTCATTGGGATTTGGGCCTCTGGTTCCAACAGAGAGTGAAAGGTCTTTGATGGAGCGTGTGAGGCAAGAACTCAAACATGAACTCAAACAG GGTTACAAGGAGAAGATTGTTGACATAAGGGAGGAAATTTTGCGCAAGAGAAGGGCAGGAAAACTTCCTGGTGACACAACTTCGGTTTTAAAAGCTTGGTGGCAGTCACATTCCAAGTGGCCATACCCCACT GAGGAAGATAAGGCAAAGTTGGTACAGGAAACAGGTTtacaattaaaacaaataaacaattgGTTCATAAATCAGAGGAAGAGGAACTGGCATAGCAGTCCATCAACTTCAACTGTCTTGAAGAACAAACGGAAGAAGTAA